From the genome of Parazoarcus communis, one region includes:
- a CDS encoding DUF6625 family protein produces MSASVPSLPSLCFVIPYFGHWPFWMPFFLESCRANPSIDWLLFSDCGQVEHCPPNVRIVDIGYDAYCARVTRALGIEFAPQNPYKLCDLKPALGYIHEEELRCYDFWAFGDLDLVFGDLRAYFTPERLAHKDLLSTHRRRVSGHCCLLRNTKRMREAFFRIRDWRTLFSDQKHHALDEGAFSRIFIRHKNWPDWLFRLAAQANPWYRRAEFVEAFSTPDAKVPWVDGGFDFPRRWFWNDGALSNDRDQGRAFPYFHFPVWKKNAWAALPPQDARALGVLAASGRWEMSETGFHAMQS; encoded by the coding sequence ATGAGCGCGTCGGTTCCGTCCTTGCCGAGTCTGTGTTTCGTCATTCCCTATTTTGGTCATTGGCCATTCTGGATGCCGTTCTTCCTGGAGAGCTGCCGCGCGAACCCGAGCATAGACTGGCTGCTGTTCTCCGATTGTGGTCAGGTCGAGCACTGTCCGCCCAACGTGCGCATCGTCGATATCGGCTACGACGCGTATTGCGCGCGGGTCACCCGCGCGCTTGGAATCGAGTTTGCACCGCAGAATCCCTACAAGCTCTGCGACCTGAAGCCCGCGCTTGGCTACATCCATGAAGAGGAACTGCGTTGCTACGACTTCTGGGCGTTCGGCGATCTCGACCTGGTGTTCGGCGACCTGCGGGCCTACTTCACGCCGGAGCGACTGGCGCATAAGGACCTGCTGTCTACCCACCGGCGTCGGGTATCGGGGCATTGTTGTCTGCTGAGAAATACGAAGCGCATGCGTGAGGCCTTTTTCCGCATCCGGGACTGGCGGACGCTGTTCTCAGATCAGAAACATCATGCGCTGGACGAGGGCGCCTTCAGCCGGATATTCATCCGCCACAAGAACTGGCCCGACTGGCTGTTCCGCCTCGCCGCGCAGGCAAACCCCTGGTATCGACGGGCTGAGTTCGTCGAGGCGTTCAGCACGCCAGATGCGAAGGTCCCCTGGGTCGATGGTGGTTTCGACTTTCCGCGACGCTGGTTCTGGAACGATGGCGCCCTCAGTAATGATCGTGACCAGGGCAGGGCTTTCCCATATTTCCATTTTCCCGTCTGGAAGAAGAACGCCTGGGCTGCATTGCCGCCGCAGGATGCCCGTGCGCTCGGCGTGCTCGCGGCCAGCGGGCGCTGGGAGATGAGTGAAACCGGGTTTCACGCGATGCAATCATGA
- a CDS encoding O-antigen ligase family protein, with the protein MGKARQMKTQKLGGAAGYPAWRARINDHLTNWVLPLGILLLLTSMMWAGEKRLFQQLFYVFLALPAFVLALNCRDLAAALLRSPVFIAFLCFAAYFSISISWSGTDESVLSLLKRPLYVLCLFFAFAGVAFHRPDRLTAVLRLSSIIAVVAASVQLAFFLLSDDGARLAGYGALHNPLLTSHVFGFFLVLWIAYWIHHRRFFLPVAMIAVAVLGALILATGSRTPLLALSATILWLGLMTGDRRGVIAFSILVLAGGIIAVLWPEAIAQRGLSYRPQIWAEAIRQALEFPTFGHGYNHALRIQVEGINYAFSDPHNMTLSVFYRGGALGLVFWAALFASALFVSWKNRKDVMIFAFSATIVYGLVASMTEGGSFLSRPKEHWFLLWIPFALLTAATLRRRENEGTGGRC; encoded by the coding sequence ATGGGCAAGGCTCGACAAATGAAGACACAGAAACTTGGCGGCGCGGCCGGATACCCCGCGTGGCGCGCCAGAATCAACGACCATCTGACGAACTGGGTGCTCCCGCTGGGCATTCTGCTGCTGCTCACCAGCATGATGTGGGCGGGAGAAAAGAGGCTGTTCCAGCAACTGTTCTATGTATTCCTGGCACTCCCCGCGTTCGTACTGGCACTGAACTGCCGGGACCTCGCCGCTGCACTGCTCCGCAGCCCGGTGTTCATTGCCTTCCTCTGCTTCGCCGCCTATTTCTCCATCAGCATCAGCTGGTCCGGAACGGACGAAAGCGTGCTGTCGCTGCTGAAGCGGCCGCTTTACGTCCTGTGCCTGTTTTTTGCCTTTGCCGGAGTCGCCTTCCATCGGCCCGATCGGCTGACGGCAGTGCTGCGGCTCTCTTCGATCATTGCCGTCGTTGCAGCTAGCGTGCAGCTTGCATTCTTCCTGCTGTCGGATGACGGCGCGCGTTTGGCCGGCTACGGCGCGCTCCACAACCCGCTTCTGACCTCACATGTCTTCGGCTTTTTCCTGGTGCTGTGGATCGCATACTGGATTCATCACCGCCGCTTCTTCCTGCCGGTAGCGATGATTGCAGTTGCCGTCCTGGGCGCCCTGATCCTCGCAACGGGGTCGCGTACTCCGCTGCTGGCCCTCTCGGCCACGATTTTGTGGCTGGGGCTGATGACAGGGGACCGCCGGGGCGTGATCGCGTTCAGCATCCTCGTTCTTGCGGGAGGGATCATCGCCGTGTTGTGGCCGGAGGCGATCGCACAGCGGGGACTTTCCTACAGGCCACAGATCTGGGCAGAGGCGATCCGCCAGGCGCTGGAGTTCCCCACGTTTGGTCACGGCTACAACCATGCCCTGCGCATCCAGGTCGAAGGAATCAACTACGCCTTTTCCGACCCTCATAACATGACCCTGTCCGTGTTCTACAGGGGCGGAGCACTGGGTCTGGTGTTTTGGGCCGCACTGTTTGCGTCTGCCCTGTTCGTGAGCTGGAAGAACCGCAAGGACGTAATGATATTCGCATTTTCGGCGACCATCGTATACGGACTCGTTGCCAGCATGACCGAAGGCGGGTCTTTCCTGTCCAGACCCAAGGAGCACTGGTTTCTGCTCTGGATCCCGTTTGCGCTGCTCACCGCCGCGACCTTGAGGCGGCGGGAAAACGAAGGGACGGGCGGGAGATGCTGA
- a CDS encoding toluene tolerance protein codes for MRNRIPLQLLGHDEYLEMRAGARVVEQDEHGEKVLLLPDGTYFKLFRRKRVLTSAAWKPYAQRFVDNAAALHRLGIPCPQVLKHYRIPAISRDAVHYLPLEGETIRQVIAGGLGEARADALRHQLLEFIHHIHSLGIFFRSAHLGNIVLTPENTLGLIDISDLRISWFRLGPFRRRRNLRHVLRYRDDREWLRRSIEWARLDK; via the coding sequence ATGAGAAACCGGATTCCGCTGCAACTGCTTGGGCACGATGAGTATCTTGAGATGCGTGCCGGCGCACGCGTTGTCGAACAGGACGAGCATGGGGAAAAAGTACTCCTGCTGCCCGACGGCACCTACTTCAAGCTCTTCAGGCGCAAGCGCGTGCTGACCTCTGCCGCGTGGAAGCCGTATGCACAGCGCTTTGTCGACAACGCTGCGGCTCTGCACCGATTGGGCATACCCTGCCCACAGGTGCTGAAGCACTACCGCATCCCGGCGATCAGCCGCGATGCGGTACATTACCTTCCGCTTGAAGGCGAGACCATCAGACAGGTCATCGCAGGCGGCCTCGGCGAGGCGAGAGCCGACGCGTTAAGGCATCAGTTGCTGGAATTCATTCATCACATCCACTCGCTCGGGATATTCTTCCGCTCGGCACACCTCGGCAACATCGTGCTGACACCCGAGAACACGCTCGGCCTGATCGATATCTCGGACCTCAGGATCAGCTGGTTCAGACTTGGGCCGTTCAGGCGCCGCCGCAATCTTCGCCACGTGCTCCGCTATCGCGACGATCGCGAATGGCTGCGCAGGAGTATCGAATGGGCAAGGCTCGACAAATGA
- a CDS encoding glycosyltransferase: protein MTEARILQFCHCHYGPFRDVARQYATLFRDTPYKVTTVYLTDPPNAEVEAGSASDEVIFLDYDGKDVRGLKLDAMRRLRQIVAERDIRLVIAHRFKPIYISCWATKLPVIGVHHAFGDYERLSHQLFARWFGKRLGLLGVSDAIRDDIRRGVPSWPEGRIETLHNRIDVETVRAGQITREAARERLGLPADAFIVGNVGRLHPDKDQATLLRAFARALPQLPAEAQLVILGKGRLEKSLRAQVESLGIAGKVRFLGQVPQAWQAFAAFDVFALSSDHEPFGMVLLEAMAAGVPVIATNCGGAPEVVGEVGSLFPLGDDAELARLLVEHAGWSVSRKEACAHASLTRLREAFSDEAARRRFFALPMVRDVLGDVCG, encoded by the coding sequence TTGACTGAAGCCCGAATCCTGCAGTTCTGTCACTGCCATTACGGCCCGTTTCGGGATGTGGCCCGGCAGTACGCCACGCTGTTTCGCGACACCCCCTATAAGGTGACAACCGTTTATCTGACGGACCCGCCGAATGCGGAGGTCGAGGCCGGTTCGGCGTCGGACGAAGTCATTTTCCTGGATTACGACGGCAAGGACGTGCGCGGGCTGAAACTCGATGCCATGCGTCGCCTGCGACAGATCGTGGCGGAGCGGGACATTCGGCTTGTCATCGCACACAGGTTCAAGCCGATCTACATTTCGTGCTGGGCGACGAAACTTCCCGTCATTGGCGTGCATCACGCCTTTGGGGATTACGAGCGCCTGTCACACCAGCTCTTTGCGCGCTGGTTCGGCAAGCGACTCGGATTGCTCGGGGTTTCGGATGCGATTCGTGATGATATTCGCCGTGGCGTGCCGAGCTGGCCCGAGGGCCGGATCGAGACTTTGCACAACCGTATCGATGTCGAGACGGTGCGGGCAGGGCAGATCACGCGTGAGGCTGCGCGCGAGCGCCTCGGTCTGCCTGCGGATGCATTCATCGTCGGCAATGTCGGCCGCCTCCATCCGGACAAGGATCAGGCTACGCTGCTGCGAGCCTTCGCTCGCGCCTTGCCGCAACTGCCGGCGGAGGCGCAGTTGGTCATCCTCGGCAAGGGACGGCTGGAGAAGTCCTTGCGTGCGCAGGTCGAATCGCTAGGCATCGCAGGCAAGGTTCGTTTCTTGGGTCAGGTGCCGCAGGCGTGGCAGGCTTTCGCCGCCTTCGACGTGTTTGCGCTCAGTTCGGACCACGAGCCTTTCGGCATGGTCCTCCTTGAGGCCATGGCAGCCGGTGTGCCGGTGATCGCCACCAACTGTGGCGGTGCGCCGGAAGTGGTCGGTGAGGTCGGCAGCCTGTTCCCGCTGGGCGATGATGCGGAACTCGCACGACTGCTGGTCGAACATGCTGGTTGGTCGGTGTCGCGCAAGGAAGCGTGCGCCCATGCCAGTCTGACGCGGCTGCGTGAAGCATTCTCGGACGAGGCCGCAAGGCGCCGTTTTTTCGCCTTGCCAATGGTCCGCGATGTGCTCGGGGATGTGTGCGGATGA
- a CDS encoding glycosyltransferase family 2 protein yields the protein MNADPVRPLVTVVIASYNHGPYVEESIRSVLAQTYPSIELLVIDDGSSDDSVARIRALQAEHGFDFREQKNQGLTRTLNDALARAKGSLFAPFGSDDIMLPERIALQVEYMTGKPEVGICAGNIELMHADGSAYPASRQRLDIPFRRLDFDDMFLERKPYPPAPTLLFRTEVLREVGGFNPEIRLEDLYIELKITHAGYFIDALGVTLARYRKHETNTYKNLGFMTASILKIYDEYAAHPRYEEVRARFLNSMFLKCANRDRKMAWALLKQIPLQNWNSKTLRGLIRLVSPTRRH from the coding sequence GTGAACGCTGATCCGGTCAGACCCCTGGTGACCGTGGTGATCGCTTCGTACAACCACGGTCCCTATGTGGAGGAATCAATCCGTAGCGTTCTGGCGCAGACCTACCCTTCCATCGAATTGCTGGTGATCGATGATGGCTCGAGCGATGACAGCGTAGCCAGAATACGGGCGCTCCAGGCCGAGCATGGCTTCGATTTCAGGGAGCAGAAGAATCAGGGGCTGACCCGAACGCTCAACGATGCGCTTGCGCGAGCCAAAGGCAGCCTTTTCGCGCCCTTTGGCTCGGATGACATCATGTTGCCTGAGCGAATTGCGCTGCAGGTCGAGTACATGACGGGCAAGCCTGAAGTCGGTATTTGCGCAGGGAACATCGAACTGATGCATGCGGACGGTAGCGCCTACCCGGCCTCCAGGCAGCGACTCGATATTCCGTTCCGGCGCCTGGATTTTGACGACATGTTTCTCGAGCGCAAGCCTTACCCGCCTGCGCCGACCCTGTTGTTTCGCACCGAGGTGCTGCGGGAGGTCGGTGGGTTCAATCCGGAGATCCGCCTCGAAGATCTGTACATCGAACTGAAGATTACTCACGCGGGTTATTTCATCGACGCACTCGGTGTGACCCTGGCCCGCTACCGGAAGCACGAGACCAACACGTACAAGAATCTGGGCTTCATGACCGCGAGTATTCTGAAGATCTACGACGAGTACGCCGCACATCCCCGCTACGAAGAGGTACGTGCCCGTTTTCTGAATTCGATGTTTCTGAAGTGCGCCAATCGTGACAGGAAGATGGCGTGGGCGTTGCTGAAACAGATTCCGCTGCAGAACTGGAACAGCAAGACGCTGCGCGGCCTCATCCGTCTGGTGTCTCCGACAAGGCGACACTAG
- a CDS encoding LTA synthase family protein translates to MSWLHSRRIRFLCAGVTLFFILFAALRLGFLIASADHAALAGESTGVILQTISIGLRFDLRLALLIMLPVAFAASLPRVNLVRSRFTRALTGLYLALATLLVLLVYVLDFGHYSYLGQRLSATVFRFAGNADISTRMLWESYPVVWISLGWLALTAAFVSLLFRAARVTLDRPRRQPIRPLPAIAGIVLVSALGLLGMLGRVDNINPENPVPLRWSDAFFSGNAAVGALGLNPVTFIYDTHRIPPEKYDLAELRRHYDTVAHYLSVDSPDPATLSMQRTVKPHVHRLPVAQAPNVVFIMLESLGASRSGLFGNPLDPTPELDALAREGWLFRNLHVPVTGTAKTVWASITGIPDAARSESATRNPFISSQHSVINALRGYEKIYAVGGSAGWANMNALVLGSIDKVRLYEEGHWRAPNDDVWGISDLNLFREIDAILREQARKGPFFAYIQTAGNHRPFTIPEDNDGFIASSIPDAEAQQAGFQNTAQFNAVRLLDHNVGRFIEMARASGYYDNTIFVLFGDHNGRISTLPFMPPAFELLGLESTHVHAMIHAPKLIQPRLVDEAASLVDLMPTVAGMLGLEFGTATMGRDLQYPAPEGERAVPVILREGAFPVIGAVTRKHLVRMNADGSKASMHDLAAEAPLKDVSASHPEEFARLSKLARGLHESARFMMYDNVVGK, encoded by the coding sequence ATGTCCTGGCTTCACTCCCGGCGCATCCGCTTTCTCTGCGCAGGCGTCACGCTTTTCTTCATCCTGTTCGCCGCCCTGCGTCTCGGCTTCCTCATCGCCTCCGCGGATCATGCTGCACTGGCCGGCGAAAGCACCGGAGTCATCCTTCAGACAATCTCGATTGGACTCCGCTTCGATCTTCGGCTCGCACTGCTGATCATGCTGCCGGTTGCATTCGCCGCATCCCTGCCGCGGGTCAATCTGGTGCGAAGCAGATTCACCCGGGCACTGACCGGGCTCTACCTCGCACTGGCAACCCTGCTGGTGCTGCTGGTCTATGTGCTCGACTTCGGCCACTACTCCTATCTTGGCCAGCGGCTGAGCGCGACGGTCTTCCGTTTCGCCGGAAACGCGGACATCTCGACGCGCATGCTGTGGGAGAGCTACCCGGTGGTCTGGATCAGCCTCGGATGGCTCGCGCTGACGGCAGCTTTCGTCAGTCTTCTCTTCAGGGCGGCACGCGTCACGCTGGACCGCCCACGCCGGCAACCGATCCGCCCGCTCCCCGCAATCGCAGGAATTGTCCTGGTTTCCGCGCTCGGTCTTCTCGGGATGCTTGGCCGGGTAGACAACATCAACCCGGAGAACCCGGTACCGCTGCGCTGGAGCGATGCATTCTTCTCCGGCAATGCTGCAGTCGGCGCTCTCGGTCTCAACCCGGTGACCTTCATCTACGACACCCACCGGATCCCGCCCGAGAAATACGATCTGGCCGAACTCCGCCGACACTACGACACCGTCGCCCACTACCTGTCGGTCGACTCGCCAGATCCCGCGACACTGTCGATGCAGCGCACGGTCAAACCGCATGTGCACCGCCTGCCGGTCGCACAAGCACCCAACGTCGTGTTCATCATGCTCGAATCGCTTGGCGCGAGTCGCTCCGGCCTGTTCGGCAACCCGCTTGATCCCACCCCCGAGCTGGACGCCCTCGCCCGCGAAGGCTGGCTGTTCCGCAATCTCCATGTTCCGGTTACCGGCACAGCCAAGACCGTCTGGGCCAGCATCACCGGCATCCCCGATGCGGCGCGCAGCGAAAGCGCCACGCGCAACCCCTTCATCAGTTCCCAGCACTCGGTGATCAACGCGCTGCGGGGCTACGAGAAGATCTACGCGGTCGGAGGCAGCGCCGGATGGGCCAACATGAACGCACTCGTCCTCGGCAGCATCGACAAGGTCAGGCTCTATGAGGAGGGCCACTGGCGCGCGCCCAACGATGACGTATGGGGCATCTCCGATCTGAACCTGTTTCGCGAGATCGATGCCATCCTGCGCGAGCAGGCACGCAAGGGACCTTTCTTTGCCTACATTCAGACCGCAGGCAACCACAGGCCATTCACCATTCCCGAAGACAATGACGGGTTCATCGCAAGCTCCATTCCCGATGCCGAGGCGCAACAGGCAGGATTCCAGAATACGGCCCAGTTCAATGCGGTCAGACTGCTCGACCATAACGTTGGTCGCTTCATCGAGATGGCGCGCGCGAGCGGTTACTACGACAACACGATCTTCGTGCTCTTCGGTGACCATAACGGCCGCATCTCCACCCTGCCCTTCATGCCTCCTGCGTTCGAACTGTTGGGGCTGGAAAGCACGCATGTGCACGCAATGATCCATGCGCCAAAACTGATTCAGCCACGCCTCGTCGACGAGGCCGCAAGCCTCGTCGACCTGATGCCGACGGTCGCCGGCATGCTTGGACTCGAATTCGGCACTGCAACCATGGGACGCGACCTTCAGTACCCGGCGCCCGAAGGCGAGCGCGCGGTACCCGTGATCCTGCGCGAAGGCGCATTCCCGGTCATCGGTGCGGTGACCCGCAAGCACCTGGTGCGGATGAACGCGGACGGGAGCAAGGCAAGCATGCACGACCTCGCCGCCGAGGCGCCCCTGAAGGATGTCTCGGCCAGCCATCCAGAGGAATTCGCGCGTCTGTCCAAACTTGCACGCGGGCTGCACGAGAGCGCGCGCTTCATGATGTACGACAATGTGGTCGGCAAATGA
- a CDS encoding CatB-related O-acetyltransferase, producing MLKAFKRLFRRKQKPPKLYRDQIRFRERYPGFSIGLGTYGMPEVHDWAQGTTLSIGAYTSIADDVHIFLGGNHRTDWISCYPFPAYMEEAKGIPGYVTSKGSVVIGNDVWLGSGSLILSGVTVGDGAVVAARSVVTRDVAPYAIVAGNPARTIDWRFDEQTRLAIQATAWWSWPEAEIRSIVHHLCSGDVAAFLAHAAARPR from the coding sequence ATGCTGAAGGCATTCAAGAGACTCTTCCGCAGAAAGCAGAAGCCCCCAAAGCTCTATCGCGACCAGATCAGGTTCAGGGAACGCTACCCCGGCTTTTCCATCGGGCTTGGCACCTACGGCATGCCCGAGGTCCATGACTGGGCTCAGGGCACAACCCTCTCGATTGGTGCCTACACATCGATCGCCGATGACGTGCACATTTTTCTCGGTGGAAACCATCGCACCGACTGGATCAGTTGCTATCCATTCCCCGCCTACATGGAGGAAGCGAAAGGGATACCCGGCTACGTCACCAGCAAGGGTTCGGTCGTGATCGGGAACGATGTCTGGCTCGGGTCGGGCAGCCTGATCCTGTCAGGTGTCACCGTCGGTGACGGCGCGGTCGTCGCCGCACGCTCCGTTGTGACCAGGGATGTCGCGCCCTATGCAATCGTGGCCGGCAATCCTGCCCGGACCATCGACTGGCGTTTTGACGAACAAACCCGGCTTGCGATCCAGGCCACAGCATGGTGGTCGTGGCCCGAGGCGGAGATCCGCAGCATCGTTCATCACCTGTGCTCGGGAGACGTCGCAGCATTTCTGGCGCATGCAGCGGCGCGGCCCAGGTAA
- a CDS encoding glycosyltransferase — protein sequence MKRRIKVLQLQPDFNVKHHSFADLAEQIVLSLPASDYEVVSAFLKGRPAGDDPVSRAERSVYFDFSDAQLKGARLRALWRLFRFCREERFDVVICNRFKPVNMMLLLNRWLRIPLCIGIAHNLGDYERSYRRRQVSLRADAHWRFVGVSAAVRDELIGYGSGFTPQNTVAITNAIDIDQAESLQLDRDAARQALGLSATARVIGTIGRQVPVKGYRYLVQAFARIADRHADAQLILIGDGREHAGLKDEVARLGLEGRVLLPGMRPYAMQYVRAFDVWIMPSLAEGFPLALLEGMSGRLPVIASDIPSMHELVAGAEGLLVPPTDVDALAEAMDCYLAVSPDELRSKGGRCYNYLKAHHGISEYRAAYRRLIESGLRANTEGER from the coding sequence ATGAAAAGACGAATCAAGGTTCTTCAGCTCCAGCCAGACTTCAACGTCAAGCATCACAGCTTCGCCGACCTCGCGGAGCAGATCGTGCTGAGTCTGCCGGCTAGTGACTACGAGGTGGTCTCCGCCTTTCTCAAGGGACGTCCCGCCGGGGACGATCCGGTGAGTCGCGCCGAGCGCTCGGTCTATTTCGACTTTTCCGATGCCCAGCTCAAGGGGGCGAGGCTTCGCGCCTTGTGGCGGCTGTTCCGCTTCTGCCGCGAGGAGCGGTTTGACGTAGTGATCTGCAATCGATTCAAGCCGGTCAACATGATGCTGTTGCTTAACCGCTGGTTACGCATCCCGTTGTGCATCGGGATCGCACATAACCTGGGTGACTACGAGCGCTCGTACCGTCGGCGTCAGGTGAGTCTGCGCGCAGACGCGCACTGGCGTTTCGTCGGTGTGTCCGCTGCGGTTCGTGACGAGCTGATCGGATACGGCAGCGGGTTTACGCCACAGAATACGGTTGCGATTACCAACGCCATCGATATCGATCAGGCCGAGTCGCTGCAGCTCGATCGCGATGCCGCCCGTCAGGCGCTCGGCCTGAGCGCAACGGCCCGCGTGATCGGAACCATTGGCCGACAGGTGCCGGTTAAGGGCTACCGTTACCTGGTTCAGGCGTTCGCGCGCATTGCGGACAGGCACGCTGATGCGCAGTTGATCCTGATTGGAGACGGTCGGGAGCATGCGGGGCTCAAGGATGAGGTGGCGCGGCTCGGGCTCGAAGGGCGCGTGCTGCTGCCCGGAATGCGCCCCTATGCAATGCAGTACGTGAGGGCCTTTGATGTGTGGATCATGCCGTCGCTTGCGGAAGGCTTCCCGCTCGCCTTGTTAGAAGGGATGAGCGGCAGATTGCCGGTCATCGCGTCGGACATTCCGTCGATGCATGAACTCGTCGCAGGTGCGGAGGGGCTGCTGGTGCCGCCGACCGATGTCGACGCGCTGGCTGAGGCAATGGACTGCTATCTCGCTGTGTCGCCAGATGAACTCCGCAGCAAGGGGGGACGCTGCTACAACTACCTTAAGGCGCATCATGGCATCAGCGAGTACAGGGCTGCGTATCGAAGGCTCATTGAATCCGGACTGCGCGCGAACACGGAGGGTGAGCGGTGA
- the msbA gene encoding lipid A export permease/ATP-binding protein MsbA, producing MSQTDATSSSSLKIYLRLLTYVRPYVGLFAISIVGFVIFASSQPMLAGVLKYFVDGLNNPALAVFSGIPLLGDLALMQAVPALIVAIAAWQGLGSYLGNYFIAQVSLGLVHDLRLALFDSLLRLPNRYFDSNNSGHLISRITFNVTMVTGAATDAIKVVIREGLTIVFLFGYLLWMNWKLTLVMVAILPVIGVLVGSASKKFRKQAKRIQAAMGDVTHVASETIQGYRVVRSFGGEAYESARFRAASEDNTRKQLRMVKTGATYTPTLQLVTYSAMAVLLFLVLWLRGDSTAGELVAYITAAGLLPKPIRQLSEVSSTIQKGLAGAESIFSQLDEAPELDQGTLTRPRVEGRLSVKHLSFSYPGTERKVLDDISFDVEPGQMVALVGRSGSGKSTLANLIPRFYVHDEGDILIDGVAVQNFALRNLRQQIALVTQHVTLFNDTVANNIAYGDLAGAPRDAVERAAEAAYAREFIDRLPLGFDTEIGENGVSLSGGQRQRLAIARALLKDAPILILDEATSALDTESERHIQAALDHATRGRTTLVIAHRLSTIERADMILVMDQGHLVERGTHAELLAAGGHYARLHSMQFRDEAGD from the coding sequence ATGTCGCAAACCGACGCCACATCAAGCTCCAGCCTTAAGATCTACCTGCGTCTGCTGACCTACGTCCGGCCTTATGTCGGCTTGTTTGCGATCAGTATTGTCGGCTTCGTCATCTTCGCTTCGTCGCAACCGATGCTGGCGGGCGTGTTGAAGTATTTTGTCGATGGTTTGAACAACCCCGCGCTCGCCGTCTTTTCCGGCATCCCGCTGCTCGGCGATCTCGCGCTGATGCAGGCCGTGCCGGCGCTGATCGTGGCCATCGCAGCCTGGCAGGGTCTGGGCTCCTATCTTGGTAACTATTTCATCGCCCAGGTTTCGCTTGGTCTGGTGCATGACCTGAGACTGGCCTTGTTCGACAGTCTCCTGCGCCTGCCCAACCGCTATTTCGACAGCAACAATTCCGGTCACCTGATCTCGCGCATCACCTTCAACGTGACCATGGTGACAGGCGCAGCAACTGACGCCATCAAGGTGGTGATCCGCGAAGGCCTGACCATCGTCTTTCTGTTCGGCTACCTGCTGTGGATGAACTGGAAGCTCACCCTGGTGATGGTCGCCATACTGCCCGTGATCGGCGTACTGGTCGGCAGCGCGAGCAAGAAATTCCGCAAGCAGGCAAAGAGGATTCAGGCTGCGATGGGCGACGTCACCCATGTCGCCTCGGAAACAATTCAGGGCTACCGGGTGGTGCGCAGCTTTGGTGGCGAGGCCTACGAGTCGGCACGTTTTCGTGCCGCAAGCGAAGACAACACCCGCAAGCAGCTGCGCATGGTCAAGACTGGCGCCACCTATACGCCGACCTTGCAGCTGGTCACGTATTCCGCGATGGCAGTGCTGCTGTTCCTGGTGCTGTGGCTGCGCGGCGATTCCACTGCGGGCGAGCTGGTCGCCTACATCACCGCAGCCGGTCTGCTGCCGAAGCCGATCCGGCAGTTGTCCGAGGTCAGTTCAACGATCCAGAAAGGCCTGGCGGGGGCGGAGAGCATCTTCAGTCAGCTCGACGAGGCGCCAGAGCTGGATCAGGGCACGCTCACCCGTCCACGGGTCGAGGGGCGGTTGTCGGTGAAACATCTCAGCTTCAGCTACCCCGGCACTGAACGCAAGGTGCTTGACGACATCAGCTTCGATGTCGAGCCGGGGCAGATGGTGGCGCTTGTGGGGCGTTCGGGCAGCGGGAAGTCGACGCTGGCCAACCTGATTCCACGCTTCTACGTGCATGACGAGGGCGACATCCTGATTGACGGGGTGGCGGTACAGAACTTTGCATTGCGTAACCTGCGCCAGCAGATTGCGCTCGTCACACAACACGTCACGCTGTTCAACGATACGGTTGCGAACAACATCGCCTATGGCGATCTGGCCGGCGCGCCGCGCGATGCGGTGGAGAGGGCGGCTGAGGCGGCGTATGCGCGCGAGTTCATCGACCGCCTGCCCTTGGGGTTCGATACCGAGATCGGTGAGAACGGCGTCTCGCTCTCGGGTGGCCAGCGACAACGCCTGGCGATTGCAAGGGCCTTGCTCAAGGATGCGCCCATCCTGATTCTGGATGAGGCAACCTCTGCGCTCGACACTGAGTCGGAGCGTCATATCCAGGCCGCCCTCGATCACGCCACCCGCGGGAGGACGACGCTGGTGATCGCACATCGCCTGTCCACGATCGAGCGTGCGGACATGATCCTGGTGATGGACCAGGGACATCTGGTGGAGCGTGGCACCCATGCCGAACTGCTTGCGGCGGGCGGCCACTATGCACGCTTGCATTCGATGCAGTTCAGGGATGAAGCCGGGGACTGA